In Pectinophora gossypiella chromosome 1, ilPecGoss1.1, whole genome shotgun sequence, one genomic interval encodes:
- the LOC126371080 gene encoding oligosaccharyltransferase complex subunit ostc-A gives MEALYALPFTVLEIPNIKIKKPSWLQAPSAMTTFSLVLFSYFLVTGGIIYDVIVEPPSVGSTTDEHGHVRPVAFMPNRVNGQYIMEGLASSFLFSLGGVGFIILDRTHNPSTPKLNRILLISVAFLCILVSFFTTWIFMRMKLPGYLQN, from the exons ATGGAAGCCTTATACGCTTTACCTTTTACAGTACTTGAAATTCCtaacataaaaatcaagaaGCCATCATGGTTGCAGGCTCCATCAGCGATGACAACGTTTTCTCTTGTGCTCTTTTCGTACTTTTTGGTTACGGGAG GTATAATTTACGATGTAATTGTGGAACCTCCGAGCGTGGGATCAACGACAGATGAACATGGACACGTAAGGCCGGTGGCGTTTATGCCGAACCGCGTCAACGGACAGTATATCATGGAGGGGTTAGCGTCCAGCTTCCTGTTCTCTCTCGGCGGCGTTGGGTTCATCATTCTGGATAGGACACACAACCCATCCACCCCGAAACTGAACAGAATCCTCCTCATCTCCGTGGCATTCCTCTGTATTCTAGTCTCTTTCTTCACAACCTGGATCTTCATGAGAATGAAGCTCCCAGGTTACTTACAAAACTGA
- the LOC126371026 gene encoding calcium and integrin-binding protein 1-like, whose translation MGQGKSQFTEEELQDYEDLTYFTKKEVLYAHQKFKALAPEKVGHNKNAKLPMAKILQYPELRVNPFRDRICKVFSSNNDGDCTFEDFLDMMSVFSDTAPKAVKAEHAFRIFDFDGDDMIGVSDLREVIERLCGQEHKLTDSEIQQLVQNVLEEADLDDDGALSFAEFEHIIDKSSDFCHSFRIRL comes from the exons ATGGGTCAAGGCAAGAGTCAGTTTACAGAAGAAGAGCTTCAAGATTATGAG GATCTCACTTATTTTACTAAAAAAGAAGTACTATA TGCTCATCAGAAGTTCAAAGCCCTAGCGCCAGAGAAAGTGGGCCACAACAAGAATGCCAAGCTGCCCATGGCAAAGATCCTCCAATACCCAGAGCTCCGGGTGAACCCATTCAGAGACCGTATCTGCAAGGTCTTCAGCTCAAACAATGATGGAGACTGCACATTTGAGGACTTCCTTGACATGATGTCAGTTTTCAGTGATACGGCACCAAAAGCTGTCAAAGCTGAACATGCTTTTAGGATATTTG ATTTTGATGGTGATGACATGATAGGCGTCTCAGACCTACGTGAAGTGATTGAGAGGCTCTGTGGCCAGGAGCATAAGCTCACCGACTCCGAGATCCAGCAGTTAGTTCAGAATGTTCTGGAAGAAGCTGACCTGGATGACGATGGAGCCCTATCCTTCGCAGAGTTTGAGCATATTATTGATAAAAGCTCCGATTTCTGCCA TTCGTTCAGAATAAGACTGTGA
- the LOC126367481 gene encoding adenylate kinase isoenzyme 1-like, giving the protein MGCFNSKNYEDNETDYDMTPIKHLPVIFVNGVPGAGNQTVAQTISNITGYTMIRPGELVRAESLKETPRGRLIADKLQAQEDVPEQLTVDLIKEAMLTQQDAKGFILVGFPKNPRMSNIFNRQVKWPEKIVALEVDNEVAATRLQNKLSELGRPESEINAARQIVREAANKVKNVHKRFGGHVITLDSSGNPKALATTLKEILSDTIEQAQKRQDAVNPPTAVSAPAVGPLAPLSSITPPPPAAIGDVAPEVEIKEEEM; this is encoded by the exons ATGGGTTGCTTTAACTCTAAAAACTACGAAGAT aatGAAACAGATTACGACATGACGCCGATTAAGCATTTGCCGGTGATCTTCGTGAACGGGGTGCCGGGTGCCGGCAACCAGACAGTGGCGCAGACGATCTCCAACATTACTGGGTACACAATGATCAGGCCTGGCGAGCTGGTGAGGGCCGAGTCGCTGAAGGAGACGCCCCGGGGGCGGCTGATAGCTGACAAGCTGCAGGCGCAGGAGGATGTGCCTGAG CAACTAACAGTGGACCTGATCAAAGAAGCGATGCTGACGCAGCAGGACGCGAAGGGGTTCATCCTAGTAGGGTTCCCTAAGAACCCGCGCATGTCGAACATCTTCAACAGGCAGGTCAAATGGCCAGAGAAGATAGTCGCGCTCGAAGTGGACAATGAG GTGGCAGCAACAAGGTTACAGAACAAACTCTCGGAGCTGGGCAGGCCCGAATCAGAGATCAACGCAGCGAGACAGATCGTGCGGGAGGCAGCCAACAAAGTGAAGAATGTGCACAAGAGGTTTGGAGGACACGTTATCACT CTCGACAGTAGTGGGAACCCTAAAGCCCTGGCGACCACTCTGAAAGAGATCCTGTCGGACACAATCGAGCAAGCCCAGAAGAGACAGGATGCAGTGAACCCCCCAACGGCAGTGAGCGCCCCCGCCGTGGGGCCCCTAGCCCCCCTCAGCTCCATCACCCCCCCACCCCCCGCAGCCATCGGCGATGTCGCGCCCGAGGTAGAAATCAAAGAGGAGGAGATGTGA
- the LOC126367487 gene encoding uncharacterized protein LOC126367487 — MLIVFARALIFGFLVKSITANVECSSDSPPLVPKYHLMEKCHRSKLGIAAKANYTSLTSCQRLGIEKKALALNFSPPEAVGMGEPMDYTCEVLKCAEADGGLSLVNDTRYDYYSIYAKPLTHVNSTCVPATGMFYLVSTKMNYSQAQAHCKNMSSSLADVTSEQRTDLLAALLAGATVEAAFVALKSNNGSVFYNVNGDTLDCTSYRAWAPGHPRRYRDKFDCVVITRQRTWRSTSCKKKFPVLCELLPGGPYKRRGHIFASRKRNDTIVEPEQPQENHESNNKS; from the exons ATGTTGATTGTGTTCGCTAGAGCTCTAATATTCGGCTTTCTAGTCAAATCGATAACTGCCAATGTGGAGTGCTCCAGTGATTCTCCCCCGCTTGTGCCAAAATACCACTTAATGGAGAAGTGTCACCGTTCGAAGCTGGGAATTGCAGCTAAAGCCAACTATACTTCCTTGACGAGTTGCCAAAGACTTGGTATCGAGAAGAAGGCTTTAGCTTTGAACTTTAGTCCACCAGAAGCGGTGGGGATGGGAGAACCTATGGACTACACCTGTGAAGTACTAAAGTGCGCTGAAGCCGATGGTGGACTGTCGTTGGTGAACGATACCAGATATGATTACTACAGCATCTATGCAAAACCTTTAA CCCACGTGAACTCAACATGCGTGCCAGCAACAGGCATGTTCTACCTGGTTTCGACCAAGATGAACTATTCACAAGCGCAGGCGCATTGTAAGAACATGAGCAGCTCGCTTGCAGACGTGACCAGTGAGCAGCGGACTGACCTCCTGGCCGCCTTATTGGCAGGGGCCACTGTTGAAGCTGCATTTGTTGCCTTGAAGAGCAACAATGGCAGTGTCTTCTACAACGTAAATG GAGATACTCTAGACTGCACATCATATCGCGCCTGGGCCCCTGGTCATCCGCGGAGGTATCGAGACAAGTTCGATTGTGTCGTCATCACCAGGCAAAGGACCTGGCGGTCTACGTCCTGCAAGAAAAAGTTTCCAGTTCTTTGTGAACTACTGCCTGGGGGGCCTTATAAACGACGAGGCCATATATTTGCCAGTAGAAAACGAAATG ATACCATTGTGGAACCTGAGCAACCTCAAGAAAATCATGAAAGTAACAATAAATCGtaa